In a genomic window of beta proteobacterium MWH-UniP1:
- the gshA gene encoding glutamate--cysteine ligase, protein MVPRILNAADGGAPLLHLEQQILTASADIEYWFRSQWASHVPPFYASVDLRNAGFKLSVVDTNLFPGGFNNLSEDAMPLAVQAMSAAVERRCPDVRRFLLIPENHTRNTFYLTNVARLAALLKQSGLDIRIGTLIPEITSPTPIDLPNGEQLLLEPLIRNGNRVGVAGFDPCGILLNNDLSAGVPEILKGIQGQKIIPPLHAGWSVRRKSQHFAAYSKVCEMFAEQIKIDPWVLDPYFATCTNVDFHAREGESCLADNVSRMLSRIQKKYNELGITQQPYVVVKADAGTYGMGVMTVKDASEVVNLNRKQRNKMAVVKEGMQVSDVLIQEGVPTLESVDDAVAEPVVYMVDRYVVGGFYRVHAERGPDENLNAPGMKFAPLPFDESCLQPDYASHPDAAPNRFYVYGVIARLALLAASMELEQGAS, encoded by the coding sequence ATGGTGCCTCGAATACTCAATGCTGCCGATGGCGGCGCCCCCCTGCTGCACCTAGAGCAGCAGATCCTGACTGCCAGTGCCGATATCGAGTACTGGTTCCGTTCGCAGTGGGCCAGCCACGTGCCGCCATTTTATGCATCGGTCGATCTACGGAATGCCGGATTCAAGTTATCGGTAGTGGATACCAATTTATTCCCGGGTGGATTCAATAACCTGTCCGAAGATGCTATGCCGCTGGCTGTTCAGGCCATGAGTGCTGCAGTGGAGCGCCGTTGCCCGGATGTCCGGCGGTTTTTGCTAATTCCTGAAAATCACACAAGAAACACGTTCTACCTCACCAATGTCGCCCGGCTTGCAGCGCTGCTAAAGCAATCGGGGCTTGATATTCGGATTGGCACCTTAATTCCAGAGATCACCAGTCCAACGCCGATTGATCTGCCCAACGGCGAACAGCTGCTGTTAGAACCCTTGATTAGGAACGGAAACCGTGTGGGGGTGGCTGGCTTTGATCCCTGCGGTATTTTGCTCAACAACGATTTGTCGGCGGGCGTTCCAGAAATTCTGAAGGGAATTCAAGGCCAAAAGATCATTCCGCCGCTGCATGCGGGCTGGTCGGTACGCCGCAAATCCCAACACTTCGCGGCTTATTCGAAAGTCTGCGAGATGTTTGCCGAGCAAATCAAAATCGACCCCTGGGTGCTAGACCCATATTTTGCAACCTGTACAAATGTTGATTTTCATGCGCGAGAGGGGGAGTCTTGTCTGGCCGATAACGTCTCGCGCATGTTGTCTCGCATTCAGAAAAAATATAACGAACTGGGCATTACCCAACAACCCTATGTTGTAGTGAAGGCCGATGCCGGCACCTATGGCATGGGCGTGATGACGGTCAAAGATGCCAGTGAAGTGGTAAATCTCAACCGCAAACAACGCAACAAAATGGCGGTGGTCAAAGAGGGTATGCAGGTCAGTGATGTCCTGATTCAAGAGGGTGTGCCCACCCTGGAAAGCGTTGACGACGCAGTAGCCGAGCCTGTTGTCTACATGGTGGATCGCTATGTGGTGGGTGGCTTTTATCGGGTCCATGCTGAGCGTGGCCCCGATGAAAACTTAAATGCGCCGGGCATGAAATTTGCGCCACTACCCTTTGATGAAAGCTGCCTGCAGCCCGACTATGCCAGCCACCCAGATGCCGCGCCGAACCGATTCTATGTCTACGGGGTAATTGCTCGTCTGGCCTTATTGGCCGCATCAATGGAGCTGGAGCAGGGCGCATCATGA
- the amt gene encoding ammonium transporter, protein MKTFTSTLAKYAPTILAAVGTAGLASLAFAADPPAAAATPPAAPVPNKGDSAYMMLSTILVFSMIIPGLALFYGGLVRTKNMLSVLMQVMVGASMIFMLWAIYGYSLAFTGGSPYIGGFDKIFLTGITPDSIAATFSKGVVIPELIFVAFQGTFAALTCALIVGATAERMKFSAVLLFLILWFTFAYIPTAHMVWYWDGPDAITDAKSLEAVVAAAGALWAKGALDFAGGTVVHINAGVAGLVAAYMVGKRVGYGKESMAPHSLTLTMVGAAMLWVGWFGFNGGSNLEATGTAMLAITNTLFATATAVMAWTIGEWVLKGKPSMLGAASGAVAGLVAITPAAGFVGLIGALVIGLVSGFVCLWGVTGLKKLLKADDALDVFGVHGVGGIVGAILTGVFAAPWLGGMGIYDYVANKVGDNYSIGAQVLIQAEAVVTTVILSAVVSVIALLIVKMVVGLRVPEDEEREGLDVTSHGEKAYYM, encoded by the coding sequence ATGAAAACTTTCACTTCTACTCTCGCGAAATACGCGCCGACTATTTTGGCGGCAGTCGGCACCGCAGGCTTGGCATCGCTCGCTTTCGCTGCTGACCCCCCTGCTGCGGCCGCAACGCCGCCAGCAGCTCCCGTACCAAACAAAGGTGACTCGGCTTACATGATGCTGTCAACGATCTTGGTTTTTTCAATGATTATTCCGGGGCTTGCCCTCTTTTATGGCGGACTGGTGCGAACCAAGAATATGTTGTCGGTACTCATGCAAGTCATGGTCGGTGCATCCATGATTTTTATGTTGTGGGCAATTTATGGCTACTCGCTGGCCTTTACCGGTGGTAGCCCGTATATCGGTGGATTCGATAAGATCTTCTTGACTGGCATTACACCTGATTCCATCGCTGCAACATTTAGCAAGGGCGTGGTCATCCCCGAGCTGATCTTCGTGGCTTTCCAGGGCACATTTGCTGCCCTTACTTGTGCACTGATTGTGGGAGCGACGGCAGAGCGCATGAAGTTCTCCGCGGTCCTGCTGTTCCTGATCCTATGGTTCACCTTTGCCTACATTCCGACTGCACACATGGTCTGGTATTGGGATGGTCCAGATGCAATTACTGATGCCAAGTCACTCGAGGCCGTGGTTGCTGCTGCAGGTGCACTCTGGGCAAAAGGCGCGCTCGATTTCGCTGGTGGCACCGTGGTTCATATCAACGCAGGTGTTGCGGGCCTGGTCGCCGCCTACATGGTGGGCAAACGGGTTGGCTACGGCAAAGAGTCCATGGCACCTCACTCTCTGACGCTAACCATGGTCGGTGCTGCAATGCTGTGGGTGGGCTGGTTTGGCTTTAACGGTGGCTCTAACTTGGAAGCAACCGGTACGGCAATGCTGGCGATCACCAACACTCTGTTTGCGACCGCTACGGCAGTTATGGCCTGGACGATTGGGGAGTGGGTCTTAAAGGGTAAGCCGTCCATGCTGGGTGCCGCATCTGGCGCGGTCGCTGGACTGGTCGCTATTACCCCTGCAGCAGGCTTTGTCGGATTGATCGGCGCCTTGGTGATCGGTCTGGTGTCCGGATTTGTTTGCCTCTGGGGGGTGACTGGGCTGAAAAAACTGCTCAAAGCCGACGACGCGCTAGATGTTTTTGGCGTCCACGGTGTGGGCGGCATTGTGGGAGCAATCCTGACGGGTGTATTTGCAGCGCCTTGGCTGGGTGGCATGGGCATCTATGACTATGTGGCCAACAAAGTTGGGGACAACTACTCCATCGGAGCCCAGGTGCTGATTCAGGCTGAGGCCGTGGTCACTACCGTCATCCTGTCCGCAGTGGTCTCAGTGATTGCGCTGCTGATTGTGAAGATGGTGGTTGGCCTGCGCGTGCCCGAGGATGAAGAACGTGAAGGATTAGACGTGACCTCCCACGGGGAGAAAGCGTATTACATGTAA
- the glnK gene encoding P-II family nitrogen regulator, which yields MKLITAIIKPFKLDEVREALSAIGVQGITVTEVKGFGRQKGHTELYRGAEYVVDFLPKVKVEAAVSDELLERSVEAIEGAARTGKIGDGKIFVYDLQQVIRIRTGETGKDAL from the coding sequence ATGAAATTGATCACCGCAATCATCAAGCCGTTCAAGCTCGACGAAGTGCGTGAAGCGCTGTCCGCCATCGGCGTGCAGGGCATCACGGTAACGGAAGTCAAAGGTTTTGGACGCCAGAAAGGCCACACTGAGCTCTATCGAGGCGCTGAATACGTCGTCGACTTTCTACCCAAGGTAAAAGTTGAGGCGGCTGTTTCAGATGAACTGTTAGAGCGCTCTGTAGAAGCGATCGAAGGCGCTGCCCGCACCGGAAAAATTGGTGACGGAAAGATCTTCGTCTATGACCTGCAACAAGTCATTCGCATCCGAACCGGCGAAACTGGTAAAGACGCGCTGTGA
- a CDS encoding TorF family putative porin yields the protein MKKTLVALSLAALTAPALAQDKKAPEPDYTISGNFGLTSDYRFRGISQSNKKPAIQGGIDFAHKSGLYLGNWNSSVSEWAANDSAGIEQDLYGGYKFEAMGISFDLGAIYYYYPGARKSDTESKNVFNTREAYIGAGYGPISLKVSRTLGDQYFGLGKTPADISLTTDAKGTMYYDLSFSREIASKLMLKAHVGLTDLANKTAGTKDFTDYSIGVAYDLEGWVIGLTAYNTSSMSADTKAWYTSTDNRSKKLYDSGAAISITKAF from the coding sequence ATGAAAAAGACCTTGGTTGCACTTTCACTGGCCGCCCTGACCGCACCCGCATTGGCACAAGATAAAAAAGCGCCGGAACCTGATTACACAATTAGTGGAAATTTCGGTCTGACGTCGGACTACCGGTTCCGCGGCATCTCCCAATCCAACAAAAAACCAGCTATTCAGGGTGGTATCGACTTTGCCCACAAGTCAGGGCTCTACCTAGGTAACTGGAACTCCTCGGTTTCAGAGTGGGCAGCAAATGACTCGGCTGGAATTGAGCAAGACCTTTATGGCGGATACAAGTTTGAAGCCATGGGTATTAGCTTTGACCTCGGCGCTATCTATTACTACTACCCTGGCGCACGAAAAAGCGATACCGAATCAAAAAACGTCTTCAACACCAGAGAGGCCTATATCGGCGCAGGTTACGGGCCGATCTCACTGAAAGTCTCACGAACCCTTGGTGATCAATACTTTGGTCTTGGTAAAACTCCGGCAGACATATCTCTCACTACGGATGCCAAGGGCACGATGTACTACGACTTAAGTTTCTCTAGAGAGATTGCTTCAAAGCTCATGCTAAAGGCGCATGTTGGTTTAACAGACTTAGCTAATAAAACCGCGGGAACCAAAGATTTTACCGACTACTCGATTGGAGTTGCCTATGACTTAGAGGGATGGGTAATCGGGTTAACGGCTTACAACACGTCAAGCATGAGTGCCGATACAAAAGCTTGGTACACATCAACTGACAATCGGTCGAAAAAGCTTTACGACTCCGGCGCAGCAATTTCAATCACCAAAGCTTTCTAA
- a CDS encoding accessory factor UbiK family protein, translating to MNKPPFPSFPPLPKAFADLQDKVTELMKSSPAADVEKHMKGALASALNRMDVVTREDFDIQQQMLSRALEKLSVLEKRVAELEANKKA from the coding sequence ATGAATAAACCCCCATTCCCTTCTTTTCCGCCCCTTCCCAAGGCGTTTGCTGATTTACAAGACAAAGTCACTGAGTTGATGAAGTCCTCTCCGGCTGCAGATGTAGAAAAGCACATGAAGGGTGCCTTGGCTTCTGCTCTAAATCGGATGGACGTGGTGACACGGGAAGACTTCGATATTCAGCAACAGATGCTGTCTCGTGCCTTGGAAAAGCTCTCTGTGTTGGAAAAGCGTGTTGCTGAGCTTGAAGCCAATAAAAAGGCCTAA
- a CDS encoding YifB family Mg chelatase-like AAA ATPase: MSLAIVHSRAISGLTALPVRVEADLANGLPQFSVVGLPDAAVREARDRVRAAIVNSGFDFPQRRVTVNLAPADLPKDSGRFDLPIAIGILAASGQIASGHCDQALQDHEFVGELSLTGTLLPVRGAFALAMGVINGPSLTGSLILPKANQEEASLTESNRLRFAAGLREVTDFLQKNHPLDGPLEIDQALLTISDRDWSDIRGQDLAKRAALIAASGQHNLLMFGPPGVGKSMIASRMPAVLPALTKSQACELAAIKSLESTVDHHNWRMPPFRSPHHSTPARAIIGGGQPIRPGEISLAHHGILFLDELPEFSRDALESLREPLETGEVSVARVRHRAQLPANVMLVAAMNPCPCGYFGVSHGKRVCKCSPDRIDRYRGKISGPLMDRFDIAIQLCAVDDQTLRKAARVDSASRTSEIAAIVAQARSTQIDRQGKLNSRLSVPEIERVAVLDANSEQLLQQASRQWGWSARSWHRVLRVARTVADVDCSPKITFGHVSQAIELRRAMDAHLLS; the protein is encoded by the coding sequence GTGTCATTAGCAATTGTTCATTCTCGAGCCATTTCAGGCCTGACTGCCTTGCCCGTTCGGGTCGAAGCAGATTTGGCCAACGGCCTGCCCCAGTTCTCGGTTGTTGGGCTGCCCGATGCGGCAGTCCGAGAGGCCCGAGATCGCGTCCGTGCTGCGATCGTTAATTCTGGCTTCGATTTTCCCCAGCGTCGTGTCACGGTGAACCTAGCGCCGGCCGACCTGCCGAAAGACTCTGGCCGTTTCGATTTACCGATTGCCATCGGGATTTTGGCCGCCAGCGGCCAAATCGCTTCAGGCCATTGTGACCAGGCTTTGCAAGATCACGAGTTTGTTGGCGAACTCTCGTTAACCGGAACCCTTTTGCCTGTTAGGGGTGCTTTCGCGCTTGCCATGGGGGTGATCAATGGCCCCTCTTTGACAGGCAGCTTAATTCTGCCAAAGGCCAATCAAGAGGAGGCTTCGCTTACTGAATCCAATCGACTGCGTTTTGCTGCAGGCCTGCGGGAAGTGACTGATTTTTTACAAAAAAACCACCCGCTAGACGGGCCACTTGAAATTGATCAAGCGTTACTCACGATCTCTGATCGGGATTGGTCGGATATTCGGGGGCAGGATTTGGCCAAGCGCGCGGCGCTAATCGCTGCGAGTGGTCAACATAACCTTTTGATGTTTGGTCCACCCGGCGTGGGAAAGTCCATGATTGCATCCCGTATGCCGGCCGTTTTGCCCGCACTTACAAAAAGTCAGGCCTGTGAGTTGGCGGCGATCAAAAGTCTTGAGTCAACCGTGGATCATCACAACTGGAGAATGCCTCCGTTTCGATCACCTCATCACAGCACCCCAGCGCGGGCCATTATTGGCGGTGGTCAGCCCATTCGACCTGGCGAAATTTCGCTTGCCCATCACGGTATTTTGTTTTTAGACGAGCTACCCGAATTTTCTCGTGACGCCTTGGAGAGTCTGCGTGAGCCGCTTGAGACCGGAGAGGTGAGCGTGGCACGGGTCCGTCATCGCGCCCAATTGCCAGCCAATGTGATGTTGGTGGCTGCCATGAACCCCTGCCCCTGTGGTTATTTTGGTGTGTCGCATGGCAAACGCGTTTGCAAATGCTCGCCTGACCGTATTGATCGTTACCGCGGGAAGATATCTGGCCCATTGATGGATCGGTTTGATATTGCTATTCAGCTTTGCGCTGTGGATGATCAGACACTCAGAAAAGCAGCGCGTGTTGATTCGGCGAGCCGTACTTCGGAAATTGCAGCGATCGTCGCTCAGGCCAGAAGCACTCAGATAGATCGACAAGGTAAGCTCAATAGCCGTCTTTCGGTGCCTGAGATCGAGCGCGTCGCCGTGCTGGATGCAAACTCGGAGCAACTCCTGCAGCAGGCCTCTCGCCAGTGGGGCTGGAGCGCACGGTCTTGGCACCGTGTGTTACGGGTGGCGCGCACGGTAGCAGATGTCGACTGCAGCCCCAAGATTACTTTCGGCCACGTGAGTCAGGCCATTGAATTACGTCGGGCTATGGATGCCCATTTGTTGTCTTAG
- a CDS encoding MFS transporter: MSLPALPPYRVAQVFIPFAAAYLLSYIVRSVNAVLSGPLTDELGLSASELGLLSSAYFLTFAAMQIPLGALLDRKGPKTVEIVLLLFAVVGCVISSFATEFVALWIGRAFIGIGVSACLMASYKAYRICFRDDLQPALASLMLVVGSFGALVATLPVELALPHIGWRGVFLATGGLFFLSLLGLLWLLPQLPEPDPNHKPYWQDTLSGVKEIFSHAEIRRVIPFSIFIHGGFMAVQGLWMGPWFRVVDGQTSTQAAVSLLILGVVTTIAHLSMSWMLSTKIKKWGWSLDAIIIGGSAVLLITSAAAVFNIWGSSLFGWCLMVFATGFTAVNYAKATLSFPPQMAGRANTSLNFVVFIGAFSVQWGMGVVADVFGSFGFSSADSLRAAFVVWIATQAFSLLWLLRKPKTTNGHP; the protein is encoded by the coding sequence GTGTCCTTACCCGCCTTACCCCCTTACAGAGTTGCACAGGTTTTTATACCGTTCGCAGCAGCTTACCTGCTGTCGTATATCGTGCGATCCGTCAACGCGGTGCTATCTGGCCCATTGACTGATGAACTCGGGCTGTCCGCATCTGAGTTAGGGCTCTTATCAAGTGCCTATTTTTTAACCTTTGCCGCCATGCAAATCCCCCTGGGGGCCTTACTGGATCGCAAAGGCCCAAAAACAGTAGAAATCGTGTTGCTTCTGTTCGCGGTGGTGGGTTGCGTGATAAGCAGCTTCGCAACCGAATTTGTGGCCCTCTGGATCGGCCGCGCATTCATTGGCATTGGGGTGTCAGCGTGCCTAATGGCGTCTTACAAGGCCTATCGGATTTGTTTTCGAGACGATCTTCAGCCTGCCTTGGCATCGCTCATGCTTGTGGTGGGCTCCTTTGGCGCGCTGGTCGCGACACTACCCGTCGAGCTGGCGCTTCCCCATATCGGATGGCGGGGCGTGTTTTTGGCGACCGGTGGTCTATTCTTTTTATCCCTGCTGGGACTGCTTTGGTTATTGCCACAATTGCCGGAACCAGACCCCAATCACAAGCCTTATTGGCAAGACACCCTGTCTGGGGTGAAGGAAATTTTTTCGCACGCAGAGATTCGTCGCGTTATTCCGTTTTCAATCTTCATTCACGGTGGTTTTATGGCCGTGCAAGGCCTGTGGATGGGGCCCTGGTTTCGCGTTGTCGACGGTCAAACATCGACGCAGGCGGCTGTCTCACTCTTGATACTGGGCGTGGTCACTACCATTGCCCATCTGTCAATGAGCTGGATGCTGTCAACCAAAATTAAAAAATGGGGCTGGTCGTTAGACGCCATCATTATTGGCGGCAGTGCAGTCTTACTCATCACCAGCGCCGCAGCCGTCTTTAATATCTGGGGTAGTTCATTGTTTGGCTGGTGCCTGATGGTTTTTGCTACCGGGTTTACTGCCGTGAATTACGCCAAAGCCACGCTGTCATTTCCACCGCAGATGGCAGGCCGCGCCAACACCAGTTTAAATTTCGTGGTGTTTATTGGCGCTTTTAGCGTGCAGTGGGGCATGGGTGTCGTGGCCGATGTGTTTGGGTCTTTTGGCTTTAGCAGTGCCGACAGTCTTCGGGCCGCGTTTGTCGTGTGGATCGCCACTCAGGCCTTTTCCCTGCTTTGGTTATTAAGAAAGCCTAAGACAACAAATGGGCATCCATAG
- a CDS encoding DUF1840 domain-containing protein, with the protein MPQVSPVVFWRASQHNEPSGADQEPTQIESGFTQGVNHGEQCNVIIEFKSKAAGAFFMTEPVMKMVFAAIDVELTPKGIFTETQVPLIRERLAQAIERSRGADQARIHQHDDAVRQGEASGRDLPVGLSQRAFPLLEMLTAAEKKKVSVVWGV; encoded by the coding sequence ATGCCGCAGGTCTCGCCAGTCGTATTTTGGCGCGCAAGCCAGCATAATGAACCCAGTGGCGCTGATCAAGAGCCAACGCAAATAGAATCTGGTTTTACGCAAGGGGTGAATCATGGGGAGCAGTGTAACGTGATCATTGAATTTAAAAGCAAGGCGGCGGGAGCGTTTTTCATGACTGAACCAGTAATGAAAATGGTGTTTGCCGCGATTGATGTGGAACTCACTCCCAAAGGAATTTTTACCGAGACACAGGTGCCGCTGATTCGTGAGCGCTTAGCCCAGGCCATTGAGCGTTCTAGGGGTGCTGATCAAGCCCGTATTCATCAGCATGACGATGCAGTTCGCCAAGGAGAAGCGAGCGGCCGCGATTTACCCGTGGGGTTATCTCAGCGTGCCTTTCCTCTTTTGGAAATGCTGACTGCGGCTGAAAAAAAGAAAGTGTCGGTGGTCTGGGGCGTTTAA